In the genome of Myxocyprinus asiaticus isolate MX2 ecotype Aquarium Trade chromosome 45, UBuf_Myxa_2, whole genome shotgun sequence, the window GGGTTCAAATATGGACCCGAAGCACAAAAAACTGCTCCGATCTCAGCGGCGACAGTTGGCCGACGAGCTTTTAGTGAACGACATGATCATTCAATATTTATGTCTGGAGATCTTAACAGAGAGTAATTTAGGGGAGACTGACAGTCATCTAACAGAAAGAAAGTGTTGAAGCTGCTGGATATTCTGCCCACGAGTAACATCACTTTATACAATCATTAAAGAAAGAGTTTCCCTGGATCAAAGACACTTTACTACAGCCACTGTGTGCAGAAGACAACGAGTCTCCTCCGTCCTTCACAAGTGAGTCCATcttttctgtgagtgtgtgtgtgcgtgcgcgcgcgcgcgtgcgtgCAGACAGACTTGTTCTTCTCTTTGGAGAcgtttctatatattttttttacaattattttaattttatttctgtcTGCTTTTCCCTCTAGTGATGCTCAGTATACTGTTATTGAAAGAATACTGTTATAATCAATATATTTTATGAAAACAGAGGTGATATAATAAtgtcataatataatataattttaccctgctcatatttaatttaatagtatttaTCTAATAAGACTAATGATgaagttattaaagggatagttcacccaaaaatttaaattcccttatcatttactctcatgtcatcccaaatgtgtacactgaaaaaatgactAGGAAGATTTACTTAACTTTTATttcgcaagtttttgcacacagtttttctaagtaaatcataatggtataaaattaagtaaaatctgtttatcttcatgacataatattgattaaagtgcaTGAGTCAATGTAACTTAAACATGTTAGTAAATACAGCTAATTTTACTTACAATTATTTTCCTTATAAACATggttaatcatgtaccacatgacatacagAAGCCACCCGCAggaaagcttaatgcatgctatgtagtttaAGAGACAACATCACCCTGCATTACTGGCATCTGAATAAAGATGTACTGCTGTgcacacagacctcaacacttggtgcacaaaacaccatGATGGTGGCAATCAGCAGATAATGTTTTTgatcatgaacaggtaattttgagtagaaaatgaacttcagacttcacaaaacaagaaattACCAAAGGTAAcagcaaaatcaacaataaaaacagtgtaaataaacttgcaaacagtgaaaccatgcaagctcattaagtATAATCCTGGTGCATGCTAGAAActccagctttgaaaagttacgGGAAATTTACTTATATTTACCAGTACAATTttatcaaattagcaaataaatatgaaaaggttttctactttaggattaatacatgatgacTTTACAAAGGtatcaatcataaataatatttacttataagctagagcatttatttttacatgtttgaatgtagaatttactttatattttcaTGTACTCGCTTaaattaacttattcaatgtagaaagtacttaatattctcttctatatttacttcaccacaaaatatttttttttcagtgtatgactttctttcttcttcagaacacaaacaaagatttttagaagaatatttcagctctgtaggtgcatacaatgcaagtgaatggtgaccaaaactttaaaggtccaaaaatcacataaaggcagcataaaagtaatccatatgactccagtggttaaatccatattttcaggagtggtatgataggtgggtgagaaacagatcaatatttaagtccttttttattataaatctccacttttactttcacattcttcttcttttgttttttggcgattcacattctttatgcatataaccacttactgggcagggaggagaatttatagtaaaagaaaaggacttaaatattgatgtatttcttacacacacctatcatataccttctgaacacatggatttaaacactggagtcatatggattacctttatgctgtctttatgtgctttttggaccttcaaagttctggtcaccattcactcgtattgtatggacctacagggctgaaatattcttctaaaaatctttgtttgtgttcagcagaagaaagcaagtcatacacatctgggataacatgaaggtgagtaaatgatgagagaatttaaatttttgggtgaactatccctttaagttagctAAAACAGGGATGGGTTTTATAACACTATTATAAGCCCTTTTTTAAGGCActaatatcaatattttttttagattctgtCCCTGTTCCCTCACACTCCCTCCTTGTTTCACCTGATTTCACTTACTGTCTACTAAtggaacaattacatttttaattcacatGTTGCACAGTTATGAAAGCATGAATATAATTCCTGGAGGTCAAGCCATTATATCTGCCATGCCAATGTGTGACTAGAGGGTTAAATAACAAGTGGTTTAATTGCACTTTCTTCTAATCCTCTACACTAAGCCCTCTGTTACCAGTTCTAGTAATTCTTGGAGAGAACTTAAAACAAGTGCACTTAAACCGTAGAAAATATAAACTCAGTTTGGACTTGAAAACCAATGTGTTTGAATATAGTGTCTGTGAATTCATTATTTACATGCACAGCAGTATAGTTTCAGCCATACAGATGTTTAGATGCTGCCTTTGCCAGAAGAAAACATAAGAGTTCTGCACACATAGAATATATATTTCCATGGCCGATATTTCCGCTGCTATTCCGCTGCCCTGGTTTTCCGTGAAAGCTGCATTAATTCCTGCCAATAGTGCTGAGGCCCAGCACTCCGCCGAGCATCCTCCTTTCTAGGAAAAATTTAATCAAAGCCGTTTGTTGGCTGCTCTCCCTCCAGTCTCCAGTTACTGAGCTGAAGATTTTATTGACTTACTGTGGTTCAGATAGTAATAAATTGGGGGGATGGGTGGggttagggagagagagagagaatgcataaaagaaatggaaaaaagaaGTGTGCTTGTGAATTTCTAGGAAATCGAGGACAAGCCCTACTCTGAGCAAACATTCTTCACACTTAAAggtatagctcacccaaaaatgaaaattttacttacctttatgctgttccaaacccattccaaacttctgtggaacacaaaatgaggtgttaagcagaatgtcaacctcagtcaccattcaatattcaatgcatctttttttccatacaatgaaagtaaggTGATTAAGGCTGACAGCCTCTAacattaatgttttcttttttgttccatAGAAGATAGGAAGCCATACATGTTTTGGACAATATGAGGGttagtaagtgatgacagaattttcatttttgggtgaactacccctttaagcacTTGCTTTCATTTAAAGCTCTCCTTAGCCTAATAGGTTTGTTTTGGTTCTTTTAGAGACACAAAAGATCATGCTGCTTTGTTCTTCCATTCccagttttatttttgtatgctgCTCAAATCATTAATATATATGTCCCTATGAATTTGAATCTCGACAGCAAATGATGTCATTCGGCTGGCATGGTAACTTGTTTTTCCAACTTGCTTTTATTCTCCGTCATTGTGACAGGCCTTGAATCTGCAGTGTCACGTGCACATTAATGAAGACAATTGTTCTGGTTTTAACAAGCCCATTTGTGCTGATCTTGTTACCTACTTCAGTGACTCAAGATCAGTCAAGTGGGTACAGGATTTTCTTATTTGTCCATTGTTGCACACCTGCAGGTCatgtttatttgcatgtttatttacgAGGTGCTGGCTTTAAGGAAAACTATGCAAATTTTTCCTAAAGTTCTGTTCTGAGAATGGACATACCTGAAGCCATGGGTTCTGAATTTTAAGCTGTTTACAACAtatgtatacactcactgagcactttattaagaaaattatgatcctaataaagtgccagacgtggtcttctgctgttgtagcccataaaATTGTCAACTCAGagacgtcaaaataaaagcttccgtcAAAATAAAGGCTTAAGGGTTTAACCGGACAGCAAAGCAATGCCACATGTACTTACtaagttgtttttaaaatgttgataatcatatcgcagttcaaatcacaatatttttcaaaatattggGGGGGGATTGTGTGAGCCCATGTCACACAAAGACTATAAAAAGAGCTTAAGAACTGGAACAGATATCCAGAACACTATTTCATCTGTCAACATACAGCTGTATGTAAtatggtcagaaattaaccaagGCTTGAATGgctcaaatatttaaaacatgtgGACAAAATGCCCACATAGTGAATTCCTCTGTTGTTCATAATATTGTATCAGGTCTATCTAATGATAAGTTTAGTGTGGGTTTAGTGTCACTGTATTGCTCTAAGCAGACTTcttgaattcggcaacagtaggtcaaaaatTCTGTtcctgaaatcggtctgtgcttaccaaaattagaatcactgcccccagtggccgatgctggaagtgtatttgaccaaatgggcacgtgtgagctccagtttcctggtgaaatgtccacagagtggcacaaaaaagtacaacaatgAAAAAGAGGGGGTTTGTATCTTCCTTAAGCTTCTGCAGACAAATAGCTGGTTAAGCAATAATGCAAACGCCGACTTCTCTCCTCACGTCAGCGCAACTTGCCCCCTCTCCACCTCTTCCCAAAGGAAAACGCTTTTAATAACTTTCTTTTGAAAGAAGCCAGCAGAGTgctgttcatttgtttttgttggaACATCACATTCATTCTCCTCCGTTCTCCCCACCCACCTCTAGTACAAGTCTGATTTCCAGGAACATTGGCTTGAGGAGAGTCTTCCTGTCAGAATGTGGAAGCTCGGAGCAGGCCCTGGCTGTAGTGTTACGCCATTCCAGCTGGCCGTGTGCACTTCGACTAACTCCTGGATGCTCTGCATCAGTTAGGTCACATACTGGACACGCTGCAAAGTACTGGGAGTGACaagaaaatgtaaatgtgtgattTCAGGGGTTTTCTACCTGGGAGATTTTGTGCCTATCCTTCTTGCCTCTGCTTTCAATTAAAGCaatatttcaggttcagtacacatttgtggaataatgtttaccacaaaaataagtttgactcgtccctccttttcttgaaaaaaagaagcaaaaattgctgttacagtgaggcacttacaatagaagtgaatggggccaatgtttggagggtttaaaggcagaaatgtgaagcttataattttataaaagcacttaaattaattctgttaaaacttgagtattatttgagttgtaaagttgtttaaaccgtCATTAACAAGATTACAGGGTTTGCGaggttatgttgtcatggcaacaaagttgtaaaattggctataactttacacagataaggttattaagtgattttataacacaaaatcatgttaacacgcatattttttacgtcttgtggctatacttttgaaacgtttatgaattggccccattcatttccactgAAAGTggctcactgtaaaccagatttgtCCTTCTTTTTAAGAAAGGGTGggatatacatttttgtggtaatccacattatgccacaaatgcagtcgattgagcttaacttgtataaaaCCCAAAATATTGCTTTAAATGGAGTGATGCTttattaatgacttcaactgATTATCTGAACTAGGGATGGAACGATCCcattttttctcttctgatccgattccgatacctgaactatcagtatcagccgatcccgatccgataccagtgttgtttttttattaatgagtttagaacatctataattcactgtgtggaactgattgggagtacttcttgtgtaaagaaacaaaaacctctaacaatccattatttcattataaaataggaaaacaaaaacagttacataagagcatgtgcaaaactttattgttaactagtctgcgaaaataacagtaattccagtgaaagtcttcagtagaaaagaataCAGTTCTCTGTACACATTTTAACTTATATCTGGACATGTAAATGGTTTCAGATCTCTCACGAGcctctgcatgtgtttatgtgtgtgtgtcggcAGAGCGGCGCTCGTTCAGTAAAGCGTGGTGCCAGAGACTACTTAGCTGTGCatgctgactgtatatttattattaaacacagccttttgcaattcacaaagcatTTAGATGACTGTAAGAGCCTGAAAAAAATGcacgagttatatggactactttaatggtgatttgaaggttatttatgtcattatttgagcttgacagtaacgtcaATGACCAACATGCGGTATCGGATCTGGATCGGGCTCGTAGGACGGATACCTGATCTGGGTAAAATTTCAGTATCGGACCCGATACTGATCCgggtatcggatcggtgccatCCCTAATCTGAACAACAACAAACGTAATGTTTCtaaataattaaattgtttaatatcAACATGTAGTCTAGTAGTTATCTTGGTCAATGATTAGTATCCCTTGAAAAGGATAGATATTTTTTCAGGGAATTTTATGTGGGCCATTTTAATTTAATCTAAGTGTTTATgccatccatttttttttctttgagtgtaaacacacacacatgcattcatgTCTTCTGCATATTTTGAccagaaatgttcattttaaagcGGTGCACTATTTTCAGCTTGCTGTATAGCACATTCAGTTATCCGACTGGAATTTTCTCCTTGGGCAGCAGACTTTGTGGTTGTAAATtgaagaatgaaaaatgtaaagccTGATAAAACTGGAACCAAATCAAACAGTGGTGTTACAGTGCACAAAATCAGATTTGTCATTTCCTTTTGATTATCTGAAGAAATGTATTTCATCACAAACAGATGGCGCTTTTAACTTTGTCatcattttcttaccctcatgtcatttcatcCCTGCTTGActctctttcttccgtggaacacaaaattagattttgtaATGTATATCACAGTCATCTTTCAATACAGTtactttaaattttttaaagcttcaaaaaggacccaTTTCCATGTGACTCaacatcttttgttgttgatgtcaaaagctgtgcatccaatcaaactctaggGTATTTTGGCACAAACTCATCTGTCAACTGgttgaagctagccaaattagaacGATGGCAACATGGACAGTTTGTATGACATCCCttaaaatatgaacaaaattATGCAAGGGTAAAGAACAAACGACTGATAAAATACGGATTCACTTGCAACGGGGATAAACATGGTGTGCAGCGAACACAATGTGCTTTTTGTGGTGTAGAAAGAATGAAACCATCAAAACATTTGAGtgtttttgaaaacatttcaaggacatgtttgtttacttttgtatgataaacaattttggtactgtgttgtgtACAACCTGCAATCTTCATATCCTGCAGGTTTAAGTTAGGATGTTGATGATTATATATTTCATGGATGGATACCTGATCGTTGATACTCCAGTATGTGTCTAATAATATTTCAACTAAGATAAACAAGCTTTGTTCAGTGACATCATGCTCGTTTAAGCAGGGTTTATTGTAAGATTTTGTGGAATTTTCCAGAGATACGGCACAGCTTGCTGTTCGCTAGATGCCATGTGTTGGCGGTTCACTCTCACCCTCCCCAAAATGAATGAATTTGCTTTTCCTAGAGAGACAGGCCTCTTTTAGGAAATTCAAATGAGGACACTTTCACATCCACTCACGGATATATatactttgtgtttttattaccttttttaaacattcataaaTCTTCAAATTTACTGCATTCTCTCTCAAGgatgtttaattaattttgtaAACACTTGTAGCTGCTGAGCACAAAGGTTTTACacgcacatttaaaaacaaaacaaaagcatgaTGAATATATTGTACATCATTGTTCGAGCTACACATTTCTCCATATTGTCTCTTCAAGGTACTGTCCCCTCAGATCAAGGGATCTGCATTCTTTACGTTCTTTAAAGTGTGCATTCTGTTCCATCCAGCAGCACAGAGTTAAGTGTCCACAAGGCTGGAATGCTCAATcctataaaaaaagaaacaattctcagaaaagtaaagcattTCGCCAAAACGTAGGGAATGTTCTTTGCAAAGCACCCCTTTTCTTTCATtcgtttgttctttcttttgttcattctttctttctttccttctttctgttttctttttcccCACCTACCTTttttctttcgttctttctttctttcttttttctttctttcttttactttttctttctttttccctccccattccttttttctttctttctttctttctttctttctttctttctttcttttactttttctttctttttccctccctccctccttccttctttctttctttctttctttctttctttctttcttttttctttcttttaacttTTTCTTTCTATTGCCCTCcctccttccttttttctttctttcttttactttttctttctttttccctccctccttccttttttctttctttctttcttttttctttcttttacttttttctttcttttccctccctcctttcttttttctttctttctttctttcttttttctttctttttccctccctccttccttttttctttctttctttctttctttctttctttctttttccctccccccttccttttttctttctttctttcttttttctttcttttacttttttctttcttttccctccctccttccttttttctttctttctttcttttttctttcttttacttttttctttcttttccctccctccttccttttttctttctttctttctttcttttacattttctttctttttccctccctccttccttttttctttctttttccctccctcctttctttctttctttctttctttctttctttcctccctcctttctttctttctttcttcctttcttttttctttcttttacttttttctttcttttttcctccctcctttctttctttctttcttttttctttcttttttcctccctcctttctttctttctttcttttttctttcttttactttttctttctttttcctccctcctttctttctttctttctttctttttcctgtctttctttctttctttctttttccattctttcttttcccctcctttcttttttctttcttttttcctccctcctttctttctttctttctttctttctttttcctgtctttctttctttctttttccattctttcttttcccctcctttcttttttctttcttttacttttttctttctttttccctaccttctttctttctttctttctttctttcttttacttttttctttatttttccctccctcctttcttttttctttctttcttttcccctcctttctttcttcccttcttttctttctttctttcttttttcttctttctttttcccttctttctttattttcctctactttcttttttctttcttttcttctttcttttccccttcttttttcttccattattttctttctttttttccttctttcttttctttctttcttttttccttctttctttctttcattttcttctttctttttcttccttttttctttcttttctttctttctttttcttctttcttttttcttccttttttctcttttttctctttcttttttctttccttgaTTGATTCAATTTGAACAAGACAGTTCCATAAACACTCCTTTGTACTTTACTGTTGTCTTTGCTCTTTTTTGAATAAACTTGACTTGTGTTGTCTTAATTAACTTTACTTGTGATGTTGTCATACATTAATAAATAGCCATGGTGACAtaacattttgtttatttcttttaggagttagttttgttattttaatgacTGAATGAGCTATGGAGTGAATTTTTAAAGTTCAGATTTTCAAGTTCACTTCCAATTTATTTACAGTCTTTATGTCTAGCGTTCTCAttttcccctccttttcttttttctctgtgtACCTTCAACCCCATGTTAAGCAGATAAAGTATTGCCACAGACATGCTATGACTCTGCTGGATCTTTTCCAACTCAACCCCTGTTTGCTAAATCAGTGTTGTGGTGTTTATTGCTGATGGTTGGGGCACCTTAACACACTAATCTCCTTTGTTCTCTAAGATCTATTAGCCACAGAGCTGTGATAAACTACCACAAAATGTCCAAATCTATGGCAGAGAATTACTGTGCTTAGATATTACAGTGTTTGTAACAGTGATGAAGACTTGTCCCGATTCTTCCTCCTCCCTTTAAGGTGCTGTTCATGGCGaaagttttttttgcatcagtctgttTCTTAATTGCTATATGCACTAGACTGATGTCTTTGACGGCCGTGCCATGTCTcgctattttttgttgttgttgtttttagcatCTTGCACAGTAGCGCAgtgtttttagatgccgtgtcatgTTAAAAGAACTGCAGAGAAAAGCAAGAACAACACAGACAGAAGTAGGACGTCTTCATGTCATGGCCTGTTTAAACAGAAATGAATAGTCACCTCCACTCACAGCAGAAAAAGGCACTTATGTTATATTAAGTGTTTAAGGATCCTTGGATTATTCTCAGATGCCAACAAAAATGAGATGTTTATTTAGTAAAGAGGATGCTTAAgggaataattcacacaataataaaaattctgtcaatacTTAATCCaccacatgtcattccaaactgttATAGGAGACTTTTTGAAGAGTCTTTACAAAGCTCTTGTccatacataataattataagtgaataatgacttaaatttatatcaggatattgtatgactttagaagtcttggaatatagcacattagTTGTATGGACTTATTTTATGGTGCTGTCACTGTTTGGAAAAGTGCTGTAGAGATACAATATAACAGGATCCAGCTTTTGAACAACAcgagagagtaaataatgacagaatttcattttgggtgaacgataCATTTAAATTCCCAATAAAGGAGTGTTAGATTCCACTCATAGGCTACATGCACATGGATGTCCTGACCTACAGATAAAGAGTTGTTATTCTCATGATGTAGTGTGGCCACTTCTGTCACTTTACCACAGAAATCAATGGACGTCCTTGATTTTGTGAAGAATTTGGGAACACTCAAAACAAACTCTCAAACTGACCTTTGTCCCACTGCTCAAATAAAACACatctctatttttcttcagacAAAAACAATGACATGTCTTTATTGCACAGTGGCCTGTAGTTCTTCTTTTACAATAACTCTCGTTTAAATTCTTCTTGAGTTTTCAATCTCTCTATGGCTTTCATGGTGCTGTATTTAAATACAGGTCATGCCGTCAGTGTATCAATATTGGCTTACTGATGCTTCACATAGATATCTTCATAGTGAAGATTATCATATCAATATCAGATTTTATATAGCAGTATGAGCTGTTACACTCAGGGTCATAGTGCAGCTACAGTGGGAGTTATTCAAATTGATATGTTCATATCATATAAGAGAGGATCTTTTCTCTCTCCCTACCCCCACAACCCCCTGTCCCGAAGGTTACTGAGGTCAGAATTACACATGCAATGCCTTTCAGTTCCAACCTGAGTGCATTAACACTGGAAAGCATATTTGAATAAACATGCGTGACCATACTGAGTCGCTTTTAAACCATTTCTTTGGCCTTGAGGTTGTATTGTTTATTTTCCTTCGGGATGGGAATCATAATAAGGAATTGAACAATTCTGGTTCTAATTCCAGTTCCACTTAACAGTAATGATTGTCTTAGTAAATTTAATATAGataaatatatgttttgttatgtcTTTGTTTAGATGTGTATTTGATGTATAATAGGATATTTGATATATTGGTATTTTTTCACAGAGCCAAGTCTTTCTCCCTCGTCACATTAAATTCATACTGCAGCTGTGGTTTGCACTTAAAAGGGTTTTCAAACAGGGGGTCCGGGGATCCCCAGGGGGCTGTAAGCAGGTGCTAGGGGGTCCACAAAAATtttcagagaagaaaaaaaagtgtaaaaatgttgacaatattatttgacattattaccatTACCATTgattaattatgattattttattgtattgacagtcatagtaagaaataaaaataaattgcatataatttcatttattataaaaaataaaaacaaatcttattTATAAGAAGTAAACATTGTAATTCACTATTCtctgaaaagctgctttgaaacaatattcaTTGTGTTATTGAATACTTTTGcaaatttatatagtgcttttcacaataaatataaatatttcaaataaaaaatatatattttattgtattatttttttaattaaattgaattgaaaatgtttcttttcaGGTTTATACATCAACAATACTTCAAAAGAAGAAAGATGCACTGTCAACTGAATAAGAAATAAATATCTTAcagataatatttaaataatttcttttGGCTTCAGTACAGTGACAAATCATTTAATATTTGTAAGAAATACGTGTTGTAATTCACTATTCtctgaaaagctgctttgaaactatttttattgtgttaatttattGTGAATACTTTTACAAAtgtatatagtgcttttcacaataaatataaaatagaatttttattatatattgttttttttattattattaaattgaattgaatatGTTTCTCTTCGGGTTTATACATAAAATTCATCAagaagtttgaaaacccctgtgctAGAACATTATTTCTATTGCTGTAGCATTATAGATTCAATAGCGGTGCAGAATTTTAGTACAATGTTCCACACTAATGGAAGAAGATGTTCTAGAAATGTTAATGGAATCAAACTGTTTCTGgtgtagtttttcttttttttttttccccctaatcAATTATTTTGTTCGAGGattgttttaaaaaatggaacagctctgaaaaaataaatctcaTATAACTCTTTGACACATAACAGCTGTtgccttttatatttatatagcgaCCTTCAAAACAATTTTAGCCACCACCTGTTTTTAGTTCTTATGAGCCACAGCAAAATTTCATCCGTTGGGAGTTCATTATGGGAATTGTATGGGAATTGTATgggaagaaaaaaagaagggaaaaagaaagaagaaaagaaagaaagaaaagaaagaaagaaagaaataatcagATTTTTATTAAATGGAATTTGCATACCCAGCTGGATAGCATAATGGTCGAATGATATGCATGACAAaattcagtttgttttttttaagttagattttacttttatttcagGTTACAGTAATATTTTCGAACCCTAGTTTCCTTTTAGTATTTGGTCTTCTGTTATGTGCTGTAATTATTACATGATTTCATGTTGTACACAGTTAGATGTGCTTGTCTAATACGGATCATATCATATGACTTGCTGCATTTCTGCATCATAATTTAGCCTCTGTCTTCCTCTCTGTTTTCAGTTCAGTGTGGTGTACCCGACCACATCCTTCCGACAGTTCCGACCATGCTGCATCTCAACTAGCTGGCTGCTCATCTCGGCCTTGAGTGGAAGTCTGTCCTGCTGGACCTGGGC includes:
- the cradd gene encoding LOW QUALITY PROTEIN: death domain-containing protein CRADD (The sequence of the model RefSeq protein was modified relative to this genomic sequence to represent the inferred CDS: inserted 2 bases in 2 codons; substituted 1 base at 1 genomic stop codon), giving the protein MDPKHKKLLRSQRRQLADELLVNDMIIQYLCLEILTESNLGETXQSSNRKKVLKLLDILPTSXHHFIQSLKKEFPWIKDTLLQPLCAEDNESPPSFTIQCGVPDHILPTVPTMLHLNXLAAHLGLEWKSVLLDLGLSSADLYRCCADHQLMVLAGLVMWKQRNGRDATVQRLLQSLQTADVPPSVIQQVFA